Part of the Halalkalibacter krulwichiae genome is shown below.
CAGGTTTCTGGCTTTATAGCTCTGGTAGTACGGGGAATCCTAAAGGTGTTATTCATCATCAAAAAAGCATGGAAGTTGCATTTGATAACTTTGCTAAACAAGTATTGCACATGACAGAAGACGATATCACGTTCTCTGCCTCAAAGCTTTTCTTCGCATACGGTTTAGGAAATGGGATGTATTTCCCGTTCGGTACAGGTGGAACGGCCGTTCTTTTAAAAGATCGACCAACGCCAGATAAAGTATTTGAAAAGTTGGTTGAATCTAAACCGACAATTTTCTTTGGTGTTCCAACACTTTATGGAGCAATGATCAATTATGTTGAAAAGACAGGTATTGTTCCTGATCTATCGTCTGTTCGTGTATGTGTATCAGCTGGAGAGGCTTTACCAGCCACGTTCTATAATAAATGGAAAGAACTGTTTGGTATCGATATTCTAGATGGAATTGGATCAACTGAAGCCTTACATATTTTCCTTTCAAATCGGATAGGAGATATTAAAGCTGGAAGTACGGGAAAAGTTGTTCCTGGTTATGAAGCTAGAATCTTGAACGATCAATCAATTGAAGTAGGTCCTAATGAAATTGGAGACCTTGTCATCAAGGGTGAAAGCTTAACCGGTGGTTACTGGTGTAACATTGAGGAGAATCATCGTAAATTTTATGGCGAATGGATGCATACAGGCGATAAGTATTACCAAGATGAAGACGGCCATTTCTGGTATACAGGTCGTTCAGATGATATGTTGAAAGTAGGCGGTATTTGGGTTTCTCCAATTGAAATTGAAACCGTTCTATTCCAGCATGAAGATGTACTTGAATGTGCTGTAATTGGTAAGAAAACAGAAAATAATCTTGTCTTTCCGAAAGCTTTCATCGTGTTAAAAGACGGGGTAACTGCTTCAGAAAGACTAAGTGATGAATTAAAGCTTTATGTAAAAAGTAATTTGGCACCATATAAATACCCACGTGAAATTGAATTTATTGATGAACTGCCAAAAACTGCAACGGGCAAGGTACAGCGCTTTAGACTAAGAGTTTAATGGAAAGCAGGCTGGTTTAAAAGCCCATAGAAGAGAAAAAATAGATCTTTCCATACATGCCTTGAGAGGAGAAAACTACTCTTCTCAAGGCTTTTAAAAGATATAGAGATACATCAAAGGATCTTAAAAGGTCGAAAACAGGCCTATTAATGCGTATCAGTATAAAAAAATATGGGGGTAGCTAATGAAAAAAGCAATTATAAGTGGTGCTGGTTCGTATGTACCTTCTACAATCATGACCAATCAAGACCTTGAACAATTAATGGATACTTCTCATGAATGGATTGCTACTAGAACGGGAATCCATGAAAGGCGAGTAATCGATTCTACGGAGAACACGTCCGATCTAGCTTTAAAAGCGAGTTTAGCAGCTTTAGAGGATGCAGGATTACAGCCAATGGATATTGATTTAATTATTGTGGCAACGGAGACGCCTGATCATATGTTTCCGCCTGTTGCAACAAAACTGCAATCATTATTAGGCTGTAGAACTGTTGGGGCCTTTGATGTTCATAGTACATGTGTTGGCTTCATCTCTGCTCTGCAAATAGCTGAACAGTATATTAAAATTGGAAAGGCAAATCACATCTTAGTTGTTGGAGCTGATGCACTTTCCAAGATCGTTGATTATACAGATCGATCAACGGCAATTCTCTTTGCGGATGGAGCAGGGGCTTTTGTTGTGTCTGGAGCTGATCAAGCTGAATCTGAAGGAATCATTGATTCAACAATCCACTCAGACGGTCAATTTTACGAAGACCTGTATGTAGAAGGTGGATCAAGTAGAGAAAGAGATAATAGTGATTACACCATTCCAAAAATAAAAATGAATGGAAATAAAATCTTTAAACTGGCTGTTAATGCCATGTCTAATAATGTCAAAGAGTTGCTTGTCAGAAACGATGTTCAGTATGAAGAAATTGATTGGCTTATTCCTCATCAAGCAAACCAGCGGATTATCGATGCTGTAGCTAGAAATGTTGAATTTCCACAGCAGAAAGTGATAAGCAATATTAAATATTTTGGTAACAATTCAGCAGCGACGATTCCCTTAGCCTTTACAATGGCGAGGAAAGAAGGGAAAGTGAAAAAAGGAGATCGAATTGTCCTCACAGCTTTTGGTGGTGGTTTAATTTGGGGTTCATTGCTCTTCCAATATTGAGTAGTACGCTTTAACCAGCTATGGTTAGAGCGTTTTTTCTTTGGTGATACTTATCAAGAAGTGGTAGCAGCGTCTAGAATATGATACTGTTAAAGAAAGATTTGTGAACGTGATAAGGAGAAGCAATGAACAATTATAAATTAGTTATTCAATATGATGGTGGACGGTACAAGGGATGGCAACGACTTGGCAATACGGAAAATACCATTCAAGGGAAGATTGAACACGTTTTATCAGAAATGGAAGGGAAGAAGGTTGAAATAATCGGGTCAAGTCGTACGGATGCCGGTGTTCATGCCTTAAATCAAGTTGCTAATGTAAAACTTGGAAGCAAAACGACTGAAGCGGATATTCAAACGTATGTAAATCACTATTTGCCTCTTGATATTAGTGTAACGGAAGTAAAACGAGTTACTGATAGGTTTCATGCTCGTTATAATGCAAAAGATAAAACCTATTTGTATAAAATCTGGAATGAGCCCTATACTCATCCTTTTATGAGAAAGTACAGTATGCATGTTGAGAGAAAGCTTGATATTAAAGCAATGAAGGCGGCGGCACAGTTCTTTCTTGGTGAACATGATTTCACTGCATTCTCAAATGCAAAATCAAAAAAGAAATCAATGGTGCGTACGATTCGCTCCATTGATTTCCAAACGAACGATGGTTTTATTGAAATTAGAATAACGGGAGATGGGTTTCTTTATAATATGGTTCGTAAAATGGTTGGAACGTTAATAGAGGTTGGTTTAGCTGAAAAGGATGCTACTATTATAGCTGACATTTTACATTCAAAAGATCGTAGTCAGGCAGGATTTGCTGATGCTTCCGGACTATTTTTAGAGAAAATTAACTATTAAAGAATAGCCAAGAGTGAATGAAGCTCTTTTGGCTATTCTTTTTCTTTTTTCGTAGCATTTAGCGAGTGTTGTTATCTTGGTTAAAAAAGGCTGTGATCAACTGCTCAAGCTGATTAAAGGCTTCCTTATCATGTAACGCACTATCACTTTGAATCGAAGATAGGACACTTTGAACGACAAACTGCCGTGGTTTCTTCGTATGCAACAGTTCTTCAATAAGAAAGTCTAACAATTGCAGGTGGTTGTTAGAGCTTGGATCAATTTGTTTTTTGAAATGTAAAACAATCCGATAGAGCTCATCTTGAAAATGATTGTGCCGCTCTGGAAACCAGCTCTCTAACACTTCTGGTTGAATCAATTGATCATTTGCCGTTTCGACTTCTTCCACGATTTTCATAATGCGATCAACGCTATAGCGTACAACGGGATACATAGCCGCATTATGTCCATGAGCCATTAAGTAATACCTCACGTTATGATGTAGAATTCCTAAAAACATAATTGCGCAATCTAATAAGTATGGAGCTTTTTGTTGGCCAAATAGATCGATAAAACGTCCATATAGCCAATGTACTTGTTGTAATTGACTGTCTTTGATAAATTGTTTCAATTCAACATCGTTTGATACAAATGCCTCTTCGTATAGTGTGATCAGTTTATTCTTTCGGTTCATTTTCATTTGTAGCTCAAGTTGGCTGACGAATATCTCTACATCAGTGCGGTCTTGCCCAATTAATAGGTCATTGCGCTCTTTTTTTAGTTGGTCATAAATGCTTTTGAATATAGCCATTAATAATTCATTTTTCGAAGCGAAATAATTGTAAAATGTTCCTTTTGAAATATTCGCATAGTCCAAAATATCTTGAATGGAAGTTGCTTGAAAGCCTTTGTCAATAAATAATTGGTGAGCCATTTGAATCACATGTTGTTTTCGACCGTTCATATTATCACCTGTTCTATAGGATTAGACTGTGTGTATAAAATCATATTACCTGATTAATAAACTTTCGACAAACCCTTTTATAACCATAGATTAATCAATTGCCTTTTTTGTACTTATAGTATAATATTAAAAATGTGAACTATAAGTATATTTTATTAGACTTATTGTCTATGTAGGAGGAAAGATGATGGACCAATCGGAAATAAAGACAGGTCGCCCACCCTTTGGAATACTGGCCGTTCTAATGATTGGAGCTTTTATTTCTTTTTTAAATAATACGTTGTTAAATGTTGCGTTGCCTTCGATTATGGCGGATTTACAAGTGGAAACGGCGACCGTACAATGGTTGACAACAGGTTATATGTTAGTAAATGGTATACTGATTCCGGCGACTGCTTTTCTCATTCAAAAATATTCTGTGAGAAGGCTTTTTTTAACTGCAATGCTTTTATTTACAGTTGGAACGTTCGTAGCTGGATTGGCACATGTATTTCCAATGCTCTTAGCTGGAAGAATGCTTCAAGCCTCGGGATCTGCGA
Proteins encoded:
- a CDS encoding benzoate-CoA ligase family protein, whose translation is MIESVMNLRGVKEHYNAANRFIDENVRKGLGNKVAIICDDEQVTYQDLQRRVNQFGSALRNINVESENRILLLTYDSPEFIVSFFGAMKIGAIPIPVNTMLQPNDYEYLLNNSRAKVLVIHEDFWEKVKDIRDRFIYLKEVIVISESASKSTDVIDFLEFVDCASTDLETYYSSSEDAGFWLYSSGSTGNPKGVIHHQKSMEVAFDNFAKQVLHMTEDDITFSASKLFFAYGLGNGMYFPFGTGGTAVLLKDRPTPDKVFEKLVESKPTIFFGVPTLYGAMINYVEKTGIVPDLSSVRVCVSAGEALPATFYNKWKELFGIDILDGIGSTEALHIFLSNRIGDIKAGSTGKVVPGYEARILNDQSIEVGPNEIGDLVIKGESLTGGYWCNIEENHRKFYGEWMHTGDKYYQDEDGHFWYTGRSDDMLKVGGIWVSPIEIETVLFQHEDVLECAVIGKKTENNLVFPKAFIVLKDGVTASERLSDELKLYVKSNLAPYKYPREIEFIDELPKTATGKVQRFRLRV
- a CDS encoding beta-ketoacyl-ACP synthase III produces the protein MKKAIISGAGSYVPSTIMTNQDLEQLMDTSHEWIATRTGIHERRVIDSTENTSDLALKASLAALEDAGLQPMDIDLIIVATETPDHMFPPVATKLQSLLGCRTVGAFDVHSTCVGFISALQIAEQYIKIGKANHILVVGADALSKIVDYTDRSTAILFADGAGAFVVSGADQAESEGIIDSTIHSDGQFYEDLYVEGGSSRERDNSDYTIPKIKMNGNKIFKLAVNAMSNNVKELLVRNDVQYEEIDWLIPHQANQRIIDAVARNVEFPQQKVISNIKYFGNNSAATIPLAFTMARKEGKVKKGDRIVLTAFGGGLIWGSLLFQY
- the truA gene encoding tRNA pseudouridine(38-40) synthase TruA; this encodes MNNYKLVIQYDGGRYKGWQRLGNTENTIQGKIEHVLSEMEGKKVEIIGSSRTDAGVHALNQVANVKLGSKTTEADIQTYVNHYLPLDISVTEVKRVTDRFHARYNAKDKTYLYKIWNEPYTHPFMRKYSMHVERKLDIKAMKAAAQFFLGEHDFTAFSNAKSKKKSMVRTIRSIDFQTNDGFIEIRITGDGFLYNMVRKMVGTLIEVGLAEKDATIIADILHSKDRSQAGFADASGLFLEKINY
- a CDS encoding TetR/AcrR family transcriptional regulator; translated protein: MNGRKQHVIQMAHQLFIDKGFQATSIQDILDYANISKGTFYNYFASKNELLMAIFKSIYDQLKKERNDLLIGQDRTDVEIFVSQLELQMKMNRKNKLITLYEEAFVSNDVELKQFIKDSQLQQVHWLYGRFIDLFGQQKAPYLLDCAIMFLGILHHNVRYYLMAHGHNAAMYPVVRYSVDRIMKIVEEVETANDQLIQPEVLESWFPERHNHFQDELYRIVLHFKKQIDPSSNNHLQLLDFLIEELLHTKKPRQFVVQSVLSSIQSDSALHDKEAFNQLEQLITAFFNQDNNTR